A part of Dreissena polymorpha isolate Duluth1 chromosome 13, UMN_Dpol_1.0, whole genome shotgun sequence genomic DNA contains:
- the LOC127856244 gene encoding leucine-rich repeat-containing protein 45-like, with protein MIEARTGLRELRMNHNCIREDGALAIGKALEENVYLLYLDLSWNHIRCKGAVAIANCLKSNVCLQKLDLAWNGFGKEGAQAMGQALAENSTLKELDLTNNRINANGMALLMAGLKYNETLEVLKIGQNPFNSDVAKHLLMILEQAEKSALILVEMSDVSVDEDFMAVLERLAAKSHLNVKHGKFTRKVPVKEFRPPKPPPRDPITMIYDYKYERGYRTLDLLMQLDKDNNFIIDRQEFTDGLALMGIEVAEEDIDDLMGKLDHNADGSIDYRELVEGEKEYGHREGRHMQMSTIMKIRELAKTMMQFKFKEVVDAAKNKPDGVAAQTEHAPSAGNGAGASVNAGAVKTSGSGTRAAVKK; from the exons ATGATTGAG GCGCGAACAGGTCTTCGAGAACTGCGCATGAATCACAACTGTATCCGAGAGGATGGGGCACTGGCAATAGGAAAAGCACTCG AAGAGAACGTATATCTGCTATATTTGGACCTCAGTTGGAATCACATACGTTGTAAAGGTGCCGTAGCCATCGCAAACTGTTTAAAG TCAAACGTGTGTCTTCAAAAACTTGACCTTGCCTGGAACGGCTTTGGCAAGGAAGGAGCCCAGGCTATGGGACAGGCCCTCGCGGAGAACAGCACCTTGAAGGAGCTGGACCTCACTAACAACCGCATCAACGCAAACGGCATGGCTCTCCTCATGGCGGGACTCAAGTATAACGAGACTCTAGAGGTGCTGAAG ATTGGACAGAATCCCTTTAACAGCGACGTGGCCAAACATTTATTGATGATACTGGAGCAAGCTGAAAAAAGTGCATTAATCTTGGTAGAAATGTCA GACGTCTCGGTGGACGAAGACTTCATGGCGGTCCTGGAGCGGCTGGCCGCCAAGTCTCACCTGAACGTCAAGCACGGCAAGTTCACCCGGAAGGTACCCGTCAAAGAGTTTCGGCCCCCGAAACCGCCCCCTCGAGACCCGATAACCATGATCTACGACTACAAGTACGAGAGAGGGTACCGGACCCTTGACCTGCTGATGCAGTTGGACAAGGATAACAACTTTATTATCGATAGGCAGGAGTTCACTGACGGTCTCGCG CTGATGGGTATAGAGGTAGCGGAGGAAGATATTGACGACCTAATGGGCAAACTGGACCACAATGCAGACGGCAGCATAGACTACAG GGAGCTGGTAGAAGGCGAGAAAGAGTACGGCCATCGAGAGGGCCGCCACATGCAGATGTCCACCATCATGAAGATCCGGGAGCTCGCTAAGACCATGATGCAGTTCAAGTTCAAAGAAGTGGTTGACGCGGCAAAGAACAAGCCGGACGGTGTCGCCGCACAGACTGAACATGCGCCTAGTGCGGGCAATGGTGCCGGCGCCAGCGTTAATGCGGGAGCGGTAAAGACTTCCGGTTCCGGTACTAGAGCGGCGGTCAAGAAGTAA
- the LOC127854464 gene encoding POU domain, class 4, transcription factor 3-like, whose translation MGMHGPLNPGHHISGRYSPPYRPPERMRCMTSASGNFFGGFEDGLLARAEALADMSKSPQHMKHEGMYGHPGGDMGMHQSGPSRQQMGMGPPSFGPHDSMLDQLSSNHGMPLPGMPDHHNMVPVSSHHNHHQMYSPMYSHQAPMPHPHNMPPLHQVHHPMHDTECDPRELEAFAERFKQRRIKLGVTQADVGSALANLKLPGVGCLSQSTICRFESLTLSHNNMIALKPILQTWLEEAEKAARDKLEAEQNGLISGADKKRKRTSIAAPEKRSLEAYFAVQPRPSGEKIAQIAEKLDLKKNVVRVWFCNQRQKQKRMKFSAVTGH comes from the exons ATGGGGATGCACGGGCCGCTCAATCCGGGACATCACATTTCCGGCCGCTACTCGCCGCCCTACCGGCCGCCAGAACGGATGCGCTGCATGACTTCCGCCTCG GGTAACTTTTTCGGCGGCTTCGAGGATGGACTTCTTGCGCGGGCGGAGGCGCTTGCGGATATGTCCAAGTCTCCTCAGCACATGAAGCATGAGGGCATGTATGGACATCCGGGCGGTGACATGGGCATGCACCAGTCGGGACCCTCTCGTCAGCAGATGGGCATGGGGCCGCCGTCGTTTGGGCCGCATGACTCCATGCTTGACCAGCTGAGTTCCAACCACGGTATGCCGCTTCCGGGTATGCCTGACCACCATAACATGGTGCCCGTGAGCTCGCACCACAATCACCACCAGATGTATTCGCCAATGTATTCTCACCAGGCGCCCATGCCCCACCCACACAACATGCCGCCCCTCCACCAGGTCCACCACCCTATGCACGACACCGAGTGCGACCCCAGGGAACTGGAAGCGTTCGCCGAGAGATTCAAACAGCGCCGCATTAAGCTCGGAGTCACGCAGGCGGATGTTGGTTCCGCTCTGGCGAATCTTAAACTTCCGGGAGTCGGGTGTCTGAGCCAGAGTACGATCTGCAGGTTCGAGTCACTGACTCTGAGTCACAATAATATGATTGCGCTGAAGCCGATACTGCAAACGTGGCTCGAAGAAGCGGAGAAAGCGGCCCGTGATAAACTGGAGGCTGAGCAAAATGGACTCATATCCGGCGCGGATAAAAAGCGGAAACGAACCTCAATCGCAGCGCCGGAGAAGCGATCTCTGGAGGCGTATTTTGCGGTGCAGCCCAGACCGTCTGGTGAAAAAATTGCTCAAATCGCAGAAAAACTtgacttgaaaaaaaatgttgtgaGAGTGTGGTTTTGCAATCAAAGGCAGAAGCAAAAACGTATGAAATTTTCAGCTGTAACGGGACATTGA
- the LOC127854546 gene encoding tripartite motif-containing protein 59-like: MAEAVIQADKLPIKCPICLDTYTQPRTLPCLHTFCTTCLQAHISNVHLMSHYSLSFPCPVCRNETRPPMSFRREETFAELFPMNHLVVSLIDDAVMKNLDDVTFCTQHPDCRVSMFCRDHKEVCCPTCVAKAHRKCDDVTEIESILEEFDLDKEQESIIQHISDLENLATDHEAKCAITASKLEMEIDKVKRKLQNEKEKLLDHIEDLEEKACADVDEKSKSLKETIAREKEFAMKGKETCSSALLDPEHPILSVKS, encoded by the exons ATGGCCGAGGCAGTCATTCAGGCGGACAAGTTGCCCATAAAGTGCCCAATATGTCTTGACACGTACACTCAACCCCGTACCCTGCCGTGTTTGCACACGTTCTGTACGACGTGTCTTCAGGCCCACATAAGCAACGTCCACTTGATGTCACACTATTCCCTGTCCTTCCCGTGTCCTGTATGCAG GAATGAAACTCGACCGCCAATGTCATTCAGACGAGAGGAGACTTTTGCAGAACTTTTTCCGATGAATCACCTGGTGGTATCATTGATCGATGACGCAGTCATGAAGAACCTCGATGACGTCACTTTCTGTACCCAACACCCGGACTGCAGAGTGAGCATGTTCTGTCGAGACCACAAAGAAGTTTGTTGCCCAACATGTGTAGCCAAGGCGCACAGAAAATGTGACGACGTAACAGAAATAGAATCAATCTTGGAAGAATTTGACCTCGACAAAGAACAAGAGTCGATTATTCAGCACATAAGCGATCTGGAAAACCTTGCAACCGATCATGAAGCTAAGTGTGCAATCACGGCGAGCAAGCTAGAGATGGAAATAGATAAGGTGAAAAGGAAATTACAAAATGAAAAGGAAAAGTTATTAGACCACATTGAAGACTTGGAAGAAAAGGCGTGTGCAGATGTCGATGAAAAATCAAAAAGTCTCAAAGAAACGATAGCGAGAGAGAAAGAGTTTGCTATGAAAGGAAAAGAAACTTGTTCTTCTGCGTTGCTGGAT CCAGAGCATCCAATCTTGTCAGTGAAGAGTTAA